ccaggcaagagcactggagtgggtgccgttgccttctctgctgttccattgatctgtgtgtctattttttaTGGTATTACTGTTTTAATTagtatagctttgtagtatagtttggaATTAGTAACTgtgatattttcagttttgttcttccttctcaTGACTGATgtggctgtttggggtcttttgaaGTTACATACAAACTTTAGGATTGTTTCTTTCCTGAGTTTTTGTAAATGACATTGAAATTTTTATAGGGAGTACTTTGAATCGAAAGATGGCTTTGAGTATTATGGACATTTTAACCATTCACATCCACAAATGTGATTCCATTtgtctttttaagtttttttaattcatccagACCCTGGCTTTTGGTTAGCAAATTCACTCCATTAGCATAATTATTGATTTGTGACTTATTAATGCCATATGTTAGTCATTGTTGTCTGGTTGGTTGTATTTTCAtcgtttcttttttctctgttaacACCCATGTAAATTGGTGATTTTCTTTGTAAACTAGTGGTATATTCTGCTTCTCTATTTTATCTACTCTAGctttttgctttgtggttaccatgaggcttACATAAAACAtgttatacataaaaattaattttaagctgATAGCaactttaaatgcataaaatagcCCTACATATTTATTCctcctcttttatatttttttgatgTCACAATTTACCTCTTTTTTATAATActtgttttttaatacttttaaaaatccttttactATAGTTTACTTAACACACCATCCTGTTAAAGAATTAGACTTGTATGAATCTGTGTATTTACTTTTACCAGTGTGTTGTATGCTTTTGTAGGCTTTCATGTCATTGattagtgtcttttcatttcagtctGAAGAAtcctttttaccattttttaCAAGACAGGTTTAGTGGTGGTAAATTCTTTGGATTTAGGGAAAAGccttatttctccttcatatctgaaggATAACTTTGCTGGACAGAGTAATCTTGGCTggtggtttttttcctttcaacactTTGACTAAAGTGTTGAAAGGAAGGACTTTGAGTATACTCAAAGTCACTCTGCTCTCTCTTGGCCTATAGATTTTCTAAGAAATCCACTGAGGGCCTAATGGAAATTACTTTGTTGATCAGAATCTCTTTTTTGGACCCCTCTGGCTGCTTTTAGGATTCTGTTGTATTCTTTGATTTTTGACAGTTTTATCCTAAAGGTTTTTTTGCATTAAGATGATACTGTGATCTTACTAGCTTTGTGAACTTTGATGTTCATGTCCAGGTTTAGGAAATTCTcagatattatttctttaaattaactttctgtccccttctcttcttccgAAACCCTGATCGTTCTAatatttaaattccatatattacTGAggctttcttccctctttttcatttttttctcagttcaCCCCTGATTGGGTTATATCAAAATGCCTGTCCACTTTTTCTGTCTCCCATTTGATCTACCATTCTGGcgatctctgggcttcccttgtggctcagcgggtaaagaatccgcctgcaatatgggagacctgggtttgatccctgggttgggaagatcccctggagaagggaaaggctacccactccagtattctggcccagagaattccatggactgtacagtccatggggtcgcatagagtcggacacgactgagcaactttcactttcacttctaaagatctctattacttttttttttttcatttcttttcttgaattcTTAAGCTTCAGAATATATTTGGTTCTTTTCTATGATTTCTATCTCTTGGTTAAATTTagtgttttttgcttgttttcattgaattatttttgtattttcttatagCTTGTTGAGTTTCCTCAGAACAACTATCTTGAATTCTTTTATCTGCTAGATGGCAAGATTTTTATGCCTTTATGATCAGTGATTGCAGGATTGTTATCTTCAGGTGGTGAAATGCTCATATTTGTTATAGTTTTGCATTGCTGCTTTCACATAGGAAGTAGCAGACACCTCAAATCTTTGCTAGTTACCTTCAGATGGAGTTATTAATCTGTTACTTCTGGGGTTTTTTTGGATTTTGGACACCTGCTTTGCACTTCCTGCTCTTTCTGTGTTAGAATTCTTAAGATATTATGTCTTTTCGGGTTCTTTCAATTCATCTGGCTTGCTACTGGAAATCTGTTTTCCAGACTTTTGTGTCTTCAGAAGCTATTCCTTTGTACAGTGTACCTTATTTACACTTCCATATTATTATCTCACTCATTTAAGTAAACCTGTGAAATGAATCTAATATTCTCGTTTAttagaatgaaataaaacagccatgcctccctggtggctccgtggtgaagaatctgcctgccagtgtagatgtgggtttgatccctggatcaggagcatcccctgggaaaggaaatggcaacccattgcatattcttgcctggaaaatcccatgaacagaggtgtctggtaggctgcagtccatggggttgtagaaaGAGTTGGACGCTGAGTGACCAGACAACAACATAATTGACATGTGGTGGTCTTCTCGTCTTCAGGATATCCTCAGATGGGACAGAGTAGTCACAATAAAGTGTAGCTATTTTTTAAGAGCAGCTCTCAAAAGATTTCATATGTGAAaccacttgttgaatgaatatttactaataaaaaataatttgttttagatTCTGGTTCTTTAAATTTGCTGCAGCAATTGCAATTATTATTGGAGCCTTCTTCATTCCAGAAGGAACTTTTACAACTggtaagaaatcttttttttcttggtgtgaTGTTGATATTTTGTaaggaaattgaaaataattgttGCCTGGAACTATAaccatttgttttgtgttttccttcCTCAGTCAAGACAtctatgtaaaattttatttttcttttggtgtaTTGATTGTGGAAACAATAAAAAGTGAAGCAGTCActcatttgtgatttaaaaaaaattttttttcctttcagtgtgGTTTTATGTGGGCATGGCAGGTGCCTTTTGCTTCATTCTCATACAGCTAGTCTTACTCATTGATTTTGCCCATTCGTGGAATGAATCATGGGTTGAAAAAATGGAAGAGGGGAACTCGAGATGTTGGTATGCAGGTAAGTTTTTTGTCTTACAGAACGTCTTCAAGGTAGTtgaactttgaaagtgaaagcaggTAGTAGACTGTGGGGAAGTCATGATTTTTATGGTACAGTTTACTGTGAAGAGATTTTTTAGTTTAAGTTTGTGAGTGGCATCTTGTCACATTGTATGTTGCATGTCAACTAGGAACATACCCAAGAAAGAGGCAATCATGCAAAAGACTGGGATTGGCTAAAACAGAATTTCCAAAGCATATTGCtgagtatatgtatattttacagcCTAATTTCCTTCTAAgtaaaagggtaaaaaaaaaggtaaaatattaaaGAGATGAGGACTACTAGAAATAGATGAACAAACAATTCTGAAACATcaagcaggaaaaagaaacaactctGAAGCATTTTATATAAGTGCAAAGAATGCCTTTATGTGTGACACCTTAGGGAGTTTATTATAGTAGTGTATGTAATGCGTGTTTATAACAATGAGGTTGAGTCCTATGGTTGTACTCTAAAACAAGAATCAAAATCCAGGTGCTTACAACAGGTGACACAAATGAGGGAGGAGAAACTGCATTTTCAGTCCTTTTGCAAATGAAAGGGACTGTGGTGAATTAGAGAGTGTGAAGGCTATTACACCGCTTAGCTCCATCCAGTAATTGCTGTGTGGAAATGTGAGCCCAGTGttgcttaatttttctgtttttcaaaaaaaaagccatagatctgaatttttatgtgaaatagtCTGTCAGCTAAAAAACATATTAAGCTTTAATCATTTGGAAAATTTACTTCAcagaatgtttcattttttaatgttaaatctaATGTAAGAGTTTCTGCTTTGTTGCATACTGTATCCCCAGGGCCTttgtaggtattcaataaatatttgtctgaTAGAGTATTTGTGAGTCACATCTAcatgaatacatacatattaagtatacattaacatgaaaattaaaagtgtgtgtgtgatcGAAGAAACTTAGGTTGTCTTATTAAATAATGACAACTtgaatagttttgttttgttttgttttaagattttagTTGCTAAAGCAAAGCATTGTTCTGTGGGCTTAGcattaacaaaataattttcttaatgcCCTTGTTTACAACTGAATGATATAACTTAGAAACCTTAAGTAATATTCTCCTagttaattttctgtattttgaaaataatggCTAATGTATTTGAATGTTTTGGACACTCTATAtgtaaatattactttaaatgaaGATCATATTATTCCCCTTAAAATGCATCATAATAGTGAGCTACGTGTAAaggctggagtaggaaatagcaaccattccagtattcttgcctggaaaattccatggacagaggagcctgatgggctatatatagtccatggggttgcagagaggcagacatgacGGAGCTCACACGCACACATGTGTAAAGGCTACAAAAGTCTTCATGTGGTAGAGGCCAGAATTAAATCTTTATCTGCTTTTATAGGCTGTGTAATGCTGATAAAATGttgcttaaaataatatttttgaataagaTTGTTTTTAAAGCAAGCCATATGTCTCATTCCTAATATTAGTGATAAAATCTAATtgtcaaaatgtatttctttcgcAGCTTTGTTATCAGCTACAGCCCTGAATTATCTGCTGTCTTTAGTTGCTATCGTCCTGTTTTTTGTTTACTATACTCATCCAGCCAGTTGTGCAGAAAATAAAGCATTCATCAGTGTCAACATGCTCCTCTGCCTTGGTGCTTCTATAATGTCCATACTGCCAAAAATCCAAGTAAGCTTGGATTAGTTCATTCTTTATGAAGCTTCTGTTTTTCTAAGGTTTCCTAAATCTTGAATGAttgcaatatttttgttttgcctatttttttgtAGGAATCACAACCAAGATCTGGTTTGTTACAGTCTTCAGTGATTACAGTCTACACAATGTATTTGACATGGTCTGCTATGACCAATGAACCGGGTATGTTTTGTTTGCTTGGATTTGCTTCTTTTAATGAATCCCATAAGCTGTTCTCTTTTTCAAAGATTGCCGTTTTGTAAAATTAAGCTCATAGAGGAATGAAGAGAATGGAATAATACCATTTTCATCTTTGATGTACTGCTATATTTTTTCCCTTAGTTTCTTCCTTTACTAACAAAACTAGAAGAAATTATAGGAAAACTATAAGAAATATACCTGATTTGTAAGGTGCTTGTGATagtatatgtaaaattaaaacctattaaaatgtttgtttagtcTATTTTAATTagtatagatttttttaagttctttttgtcTGTGATTATCTTACAGGTGAATCTAATTGGTCTTTGTACTCTTTTTATAGGCCAATTTTACTGCATTTCGTGGAAGTATAAGCCCATATATGTTATTTGGGGTGAAACAAATTGGGAAATAAATGTGCTGCAGTACAGTCTGCATTTGGTTGAATCCATAGATAGAAAATTGCTAATATGAAAGGTTGGAATATAGAGGCCAGCCATAAAgtaaaatgcagattttcagttgtgttgtgggttGGTACTGCTAATCtgcttgttcaagggtcaactatactattttctgaaaagggaaaaaatggtctCGTTTcctcacaattaaaaaaattacagaatttttgacagaaaaaagttttctgactcttatttcattccatttataAATTTCATAGGTGCTTTATCACTAGTTGGAGAAAAAGAGTTTATTTAGTGTACTAGAGATTCCTTATTTTTGTCCAGGTAAGtgtctagaaaaaaattaatagtaattTGCTTTAGGGATTATCCTTACACAAGTGGCTTCAaggtaaaaatcatttttcagtgGTAAGGTGGCAATGGACATATCTGGCATTGTGGGAGGTAAAAAACATATTTGGGACACTTAAGTGAATACCAACCCCATTTTAATTCTTTGTTACAAGAGTTGAGAGGCTGAATAAGCATTAGGTCACTATGATTTATGTACTCATTTCCACAAACTATTTGCTAAAATTCTAGTAACTGATTTTATGTGTAAACTATCTTGCTTATATAACAATGTAGTTTGACAAGTTGATAAACTTCATAAAATCACTATTGTTATTTCATAGTATATAACAGAAAAGGCAGTGAGTGCATCTTAGTTTAGGACATCTGAATTTTATTCTTAACTCTGCTTGAGCTTtactataaagtaaaaaatttacTAAATTTCACCAATTTCCTGATCAGTAAAAAGCTTAAATGTCTCAACTCTTGCATGAGGTTGAAAATGAAATTGCTTTTCAACCAGTTCGATAAAACTAGCATTATATAATGTAAAAGGTCTCATTATTAATAAATACAagttgtcttattttttatttgtgcCTTTTTCTAACAGTTTTTGAGTTTTCACGTGTATAGAGTTAAAAAGAACTACAACTGTCCTCTGAAAAATTTTTTATACCTTTCTAACATTGTAATTTGACCTTAATTTACATTGTAGAAACAGAATGTAACCCAAGTCTACTGAACATAATTGGATATAATACAACAAGCACTGTCTCGAAGGAGGGGCAGTCTGTACAGTGGTGGCATACTCAAGGAATTATTGGACTAATCCTCTTTTTACTGTGTGTATTTTATTCAAGGTAGGAAAaattatggattttatttttttgaagcaaAGTCCAGCTATTATTCATATATGAATGTTGtgtttaaattccttttttttctttctctctttttaaactgtCTTTCATGTAGCATCCGTACTTCAAACAATAGTCAGGTTAATAAGCTGACTCTAACAAGTGATGAATCAACACTGATAGAAGATGGTGGAGCCAGAAACGATGGGTCACTTGAGGATGGTGATGATGTTCACCGAGCTGTAGATAATGAAAGGGATGGTGTCACTTACAGTTACTCCTTCTTTCACTTCATGCTTTTCCTGGCTTCACTTTATATCATGATGACCCTTACCAACTGGTACAGGTActtatattttatgaaaactttGCGTGTGGAAATTTGGGTGGCTTTTTTGTGATTCCATTGTTAAAACATGGTATTGAGTACTTTTTATCCtccaatatatttcaaaatttacaaCTAAATGAATAGTGAGATCAGTATGAGAAAtgcagactttatttccttgcttTAGCAATAACAATCATTAAAATAGTTCCAGATCTTAAAAGATTGAAATAAAGTTTCATGAAGCTACCACATTGCTTAGGGAAGTACATGTtgacagggatcaaacacagTGATTTCTAATACTGACTAACTAGTTCCCAACATAGTGTAGAAAAagataccttttttctttttttttacctgtttttgtttaaattttgtcAGTTAAAGCTTTGAGGATTTCAAAATTGAAGTGTGAATACATTAACATAaactaatttttgcttttatatcacTTCAAAACTGATAAATCTCTTTTTGTTAAGAGGAAGGTAGtagtttatattttgtctttaaaaattctgatttagTTCAAAGGATTGCTGAAAGATTTAAGATTCAAGTTGAACTGTATAGTtagggtagttctatttttaatactcTTTAATGCATAATAATATCCTTAACAATTGGTAAGAAAACTTTGAATACCAgcaaaagatgtaaaaaaaaaattcatttgtttgAGAGCAGCCTCTACTGGcatttattactgaaaaaaatatatatatacttaaaaattccTATACTGCAGCATATTAAGGTACAAGAACTATTCCAAATAATTCTCAGTAATTCACAGCTTTGGCTGTCAGgtaataatagtaaatattaaagatgaaaagtattTGTTATGTTTCAACATAAAAATCAGCTAAATTTGGGatgtatttccttcccagtttcttAAATCTGAGAAGGTGGAGAGAGCTCCTGTATATACTTTGAacaaattatattctttgtacAGTTTAGAATTGATAAGTCTttgttaaataatgttttatttatccag
The sequence above is a segment of the Bos mutus isolate GX-2022 chromosome 9, NWIPB_WYAK_1.1, whole genome shotgun sequence genome. Coding sequences within it:
- the SERINC1 gene encoding serine incorporator 1; amino-acid sequence: MGSVLGLCSMASWIPCLCGSAPCLLCRCCPSGNNSTVTRLIYALFLLVGVCVACVMLIPGMEEQLNKIPGFCENEKGMVPCNILVGYKAVYRLCFGLAMFYLLLSLLMIKVKSSSDPRAAIHNGFWFFKFAAAIAIIIGAFFIPEGTFTTVWFYVGMAGAFCFILIQLVLLIDFAHSWNESWVEKMEEGNSRCWYAALLSATALNYLLSLVAIVLFFVYYTHPASCAENKAFISVNMLLCLGASIMSILPKIQESQPRSGLLQSSVITVYTMYLTWSAMTNEPETECNPSLLNIIGYNTTSTVSKEGQSVQWWHTQGIIGLILFLLCVFYSSIRTSNNSQVNKLTLTSDESTLIEDGGARNDGSLEDGDDVHRAVDNERDGVTYSYSFFHFMLFLASLYIMMTLTNWYRYEPSREMKSQWTAVWVKISSSWIGIVLYVWTLVAPLVLTNRDFD